A single Lactuca sativa cultivar Salinas chromosome 8, Lsat_Salinas_v11, whole genome shotgun sequence DNA region contains:
- the LOC111920955 gene encoding phospholipase A(1) LCAT3 — MVGGKWWCFDNRSSGGDVADLNPILLVSGVGGTILNSKPKSWFGVTTRVWVRILLADLEFRKRVWSLYNPDTGYTEVLDDSSDIVVPQDDYGLYAIDILDPSYWIKCLHVTDVYHFHDMIDMLIKCGYKKGSTLFGYGYDFRQSNRIEQSMDGLKEKLETAYKASGGKKVNLISHSMGGLLVSCFISLHSDVFAKYVNKWITIATPFQGAPGCINDSLLTGLQFVEGLESYFFVSRWSMHQLLVECPSIYEMLPNPEFQWKKQPEIVVWRNRSENGQDSAKLETYDTSGCVGLFEEALKGNEIEYNKKTIPLPFNSSIYKWAATTRKMLNSVQLPEGVDFYNIYGTSLDTPFDVCYGSETDPINDPSEICHTSPEYSYVDGDATVPAESAMADGFPAIERVGIPGAHRGLLRDETVFEYIRKWLGLQQQSNTTRVNVKTSKVVDVGLG, encoded by the exons ATGGTGGGCGGAAAATGGTGGTGCTTCGACAATCGGAGTTCCGGTGGCGATGTGGCTGATCTTAACCCGATACTTCTGGTGAGTGGCGTTGGTGGGACTATTCTGAATTCGAAGCCAAAGAGCTGGTTCGGGGTCACGACCCGTGTTTGGGTCCGTATTCTTCTTGCTGATTTGGAGTTCCGAAAGAGAGTCTGGTCCCTCTACAATCCCGACACTG GCTACACTGAAGTGTTGGATGATAGTTCTGATATTGTGGTTCCACAAGATGATTATGGACTATATGCCATTGATATTTTGGATCCTTCATAT TGGATAAAATGTTTACACGTGACAGATGTATACCACTTCCATGACATGATCGATATGCTTATTAAATGTGGATACAAGAAAGGAAGCACTTTATTTGGATATGGATACGACTTCCGACAAAGCAATAG AATTGAGCAGTCGATGGATGGCCTCAAGGAAAAGCTAGAGACTGCATATAAAGCTTCCGGGGGTAAAAAAGTCAACCTAATATCACACTCGATGGGTGGATTGCTAGTATCATGTTTCATATCACTCCATTCTGAT gTCTTTGCCAAGTATGTGAATAAGTGGATAACCATCGCAACCCCTTTCCAAG GTGCACCAGGATGCATCAATGATTCTCTGTTAACCGGATTACAGTTTGTGGAGGGACTTGAAAGCTATTTCTTTGTGTCAAGGTGGTCAATGCATCAACtg TTGGTGGAATGCCCATCAATATACGAGATGCTCCCAAATCCCGAGTTCCAATGGAAAAAACAACCTGAAATTGTTGTGTGGAGAAACCGTTCAGAAAACGGACAAGATTCAGCCAAACTGGAAACTTATGACACATCTGGTTGTGTGGGGCTGTTTGAAGAAGCATTGAAGGGCAATGAG ATAGAGTACAACAAGAAGACGATACCTTTGCCATTCAATTCTTCCATCTATAAATGGGCAGCCACTACACGCAAGATGCTAAACAGTGTGCAGCTTCCCGAAGGGGTTGATTTTTATAACATTTATGGAACATCACTGGATACCCCTTTTGATGTTTG TTATGGATCGGAAACTGATCCAATCAATGACCCATCTGAGATATGCCACACATCA CCTGAATACTCATATGTGGATGGAGACGCTACAGTTCCCGCTGAGTCAGCAATG GCAGATGGATTTCCAGCAATAGAAAGGGTGGGGATCCCTGGTGCTCATCGGGGACTATTAAGAGATGAAACTGTATTTGAATACATACGCAAGTGGTTGGGACTCCAACAACAGAGCAACACTACACGTGTTAATGTTAAAACCTCCAAAGTTGTTGATGTTGGTTTGGGTTGA